One Apis cerana isolate GH-2021 linkage group LG16, AcerK_1.0, whole genome shotgun sequence DNA segment encodes these proteins:
- the LOC108000436 gene encoding RNA-binding protein 33: protein MSEHDDTLLDEDLGDDEYDLGNDEEEALLADDYELERQNSYKGEEETDDVLDLGVTDALDDLDGEDENIEFSRSKTDRRNDNDYYDDGDQLEVQSKYYEQEKINEYKNEQTRQHDERNSAIDNINMSSNIEKGDLREKLQKNAKIYSGNGQGLEDDECEEAKERRNRFQNERTIVSSKMNNHIPDTLENVVTSEPSKLASRGRGRGRSTRGSRGGRFNIQNSGNFNPRFGNARNANFDNQPPPTCRPPLLETRPPFLLGVPNNMQNQQIIYQQQNSQVQPFQHYSPNGSLQGPSHFVDNRPQFNPNQFQSQVGPRIIGPRLDYGSRAGLPGSLQGPSYNHPSNQPPYVQIQSAPSAATTPFQSSTTLMQDNQTRLIQNNQAPLLQGNSGSLLGNLNSVVSGTSAPLLQNNQPLPMQGFPRQASSQGPLINHPNVNQIPNQSLFENRPPFQEAAQFENRPVYDSRSGYSDQVPTSQFNTNTLPVPQQSTSNVPNVPLPPGHKILINPHFRGAVQSTNDARLAWDSTQQQTPNLSSQIPTGQFSQPVIPYQSQSSYNQTQQGPPHYQQNYQQNKSDDPYAYFSDVWQENKSQKNQSGTPNKQYPLENNYLRDGNYESSLKYKSDQWDQKNNYSQDHRGVHQNYRDRDLSSKTRNDHVSKSRTCSTTYRENYDQNHVQKSNNRPVNTSIRSRLPQKRVSDSIDRPLRDLSPKRIKLSNRNLQEVRTVDTLNNTNNDKKDEENDPEMQEYRKKMEEQKRLREKILREKENRRKMAAMEKQNDESKNESNTLNENAQDTKPVSALLGVVKDTSMIKGHTNIGRGRMTRPINTQSTEVPEKPSCVRIVRTIQTIQSNDSIDSTKDNNSGHIINQVNEHTKVLNSQSGTRRIVIQKPLSNTQKVATTIQKTISNLQKGQLLMQNKIVNTQCSTQRIGQTQTDVLRKMTIGGQKVVGSSQRIVRQKSPGNLQKTVINIQEVTNTNAQKVVVNTQSNQRVVLQKTPIQQKKLPEIKTNTVKVENLAASTSEAQIRRMCQGIGTIESIQMGERSATIVFKTQSAAMVFHKKYQRKMLDLSLITVRLVPQSNGTKTTTTQL, encoded by the exons ATGTCGGAACa tGATGATACATTGTTGGATGAAGATCTTGGAGATGATGAATATGATCTAGGCAATGATGAAGAAGAGGCTCTTTTAGCAGATGACTATGAATTGGAGAGG CAGAATAGCTATAAGGGAGAAGAGGAAACAGATGATGTACTGGACTTAGGAGTAACCGACGCACTCGATGACTTAGATGGTGAAGATGAAAACATAGAATTTAGTAGAAGCAAAACTGATAGaagaaatgataatgattattatgacGACGGAGATCAGCTAGAGGTTCAGTCAAAATATTacgaacaagaaaaaattaatgaatataaaaacgaaCAAACGCGACAACACGATGAACGTAATTCTGcaatcgataatattaatatgtcgAGTAATATTGAAAAGGGAGATCTACGAGAGAAGTTACAAAAAAATGCAAAGATTTATTCTGGAAATGGACAAGGATTGGAAGACGATGAATGCGAAGAAGCtaaagaaaggagaaacagGTTTCAAAATGAGAGAACTATTGtttcttcaaaaatgaataatcataTACCAGATACGTTAGAAAATGTGGTAACATCTGAACCATCCAAGTTAGCGTCTAGAGGCCGTGGAAGAGGTCGAAGTACAAGAGGAAGTCGCGGAGGaagatttaatatacaaaattcggGAAATTTTAATCCAAG ATTTGGTAATGCACGCAATGCAAATTTCGATAATCAACCACCACCAACATGCAGACCACCTTTGCTTGAGACACGACCACCCTTTCTTCTTGGAGTACCAAACAATATGCAAAatcaacaaattatttatcaacaacAAAATTCTCAAGTACAACCTTTTCAACATTATTCTCCGAATGGTTCGCTCCAAGGTCCATCGCATTTTGTAGATAATAGACCGCAATTCAATCCTAACCAATTTCAAAGTCAAGTGGGTCCTAGAATAATTGGGCCAAGATTAGATTATGGATCTCGAGCAGGTTTGCCAGGATCGTTACAAGGACCATCTTATAATCATCCATCGAATCAACCACCGTATGTTCAAATTCAATCAGCACCAAGTGCAGCTACAACACCCTTTCAAAGTTCAACTACTCTTATGCAAGATAATCAAACACGACTTATACAAAACAATCAAGCTCCATTGTTGCAAGGAAATAGCGGATCACTTCTTGGAAATCTCAATTCAGTGGTATCCGGAACTTCGGCACCATTGTTACAGAATAACCAACCATTACCTATGCAAGGATTTCCACGACAAGCTTCTTCTCAGGGGCCACTTATCAATCATCCTAATGTTAATCAAATACCAAATCAATCGCTCTTCGAGAATAGACCACCTTTTCAAGAAGCAGCTCAATTTGAAAACCGACCTGTTTATGATTCGAGGTCCGGCTATTCCGATCAAGTACCTACCAGTCAATTTAATACTAATACGTTACCTGTACCACAACAATCCACTTCCAATGTACCCAATGTACCTTTACCTCCAGGGCACAAGATTTTAATCAATCCTCACTTTCGAGGAGCCGTTCAGTCAACAAATGATG cAAGACTTGCATGGGATTCCACTCAACAACAAACTCCTAATTTGTCATCCCAAATTCCTACTGGTCAGTTTTCACAACCTGTTATTCCTTATCAAAGTCAAAGTTCATATAATCAAACTCAACAAGGACCTCCACATTATCAACAAAATTATCAACAAAATAAGAGTGAT GATCCCTATGCATATTTCTCTGATGTTTGGCAAGAAAATAAGTCACAAAAGAATCAAAGTGGAACTCCAAATAAACAATAtcctttagaaaataattatttacgagATGGTAATTATGAGTccagtttaaaatataaatcagatCAATGGgatcagaaaaataattattcacag GATCACAGAGGAGTTCATCAAAATTATCGCGATAGAGATTTGTCATCAAAAACCAGAAATGATCATGTTTCAAAAAGTAGAACTTGCTCAACCACATATCGCGAAAATTATGATCAAAATCATGTACAAAAGTCTAATAACAGACCAGTGAATACTTCAATAAGAAGTAGATTACCGCAAAAAAGAGTTTCCGATTCTATAGATAGACCTTTACGTGATTTGAGTCCAAAACGAATAAAACTTAGTAATAGAAATCTTCAAGAAGTGCGAACTGTAGATACTTTAAACAATacgaataatgataaaaag GATGAAGAAAATGATCCAGAAATGcaagaatatagaaaaaaaatggaggaaCAAAAACGGCTTAGAGAAAAAATCCTGCGTGAAAAGGAAAATCGACGAAAAATGGCTGCGATGGAGAAGCAAAACGatgaatcaaaaaatgaaagtaatacat taaatgAGAATGCACAAGATACAAAACCCGTATCAGCACTTCTGGGAGTAGTAAAAGATACTTCTATGATCAAAGGACATACTAATATTGGAAGAGGACGAATGACTCGTCCTATCAATACACAATCTACAGAG gttcCCGAGAAGCCATCGTGTGTACGAATTGTTAGAACAATACAAACTATACAATCCAATGATTCTATAGATTCTACAAAAGACAATAATTCTggacatataattaatcaagtaAATGAACAtacaaaagtattaaattctcAATCTGGAACTCGAAGAATCGTAATTCAAAAACCGTTATCAAATACACAGAAGGTTGCCACAACTATACAAAAAACGATATCGAATTTGCAGAAAGGTCAACTACTGATGCAAAACAAAATAGTTAATACTCAATGTTCAACTCAAAGAATTGGCCAAACTCAAACTGAtgtattaagaaaaatgactATTGGTGGACAAAAAGTTGTTGGTAGTTCACAGAGAATTGTTAGGCAAAAATCACCAGGAAATCTCCAGAAAactgtaattaatatacaagaaGTAACAAATACTAATGCACAAAAGGTTGTTGTTAATACTCAAAGTAACCAAAGAGTTGTACTTCAAAAAACACCaatacaacaaaaaaaattaccagAAATAAAGACGAATACTGTGAAAGTAGAAAATTTAGCAGCGAGTACATCTGAAGCGCAAATTAGACGTATGTGTCAAGGCATTGGAACAATTGAG AGCATACAAATGGGTGAGCGCAGCGCAACGATTGTGTTTAAGACGCAGTCTGCTGCTATGGTGTTTCACAAGAAATACCAGCGTAAAATGCTAGACCTTTCGCTGATAACTGTTCGCCTTGTACCGCAATCGAACGGAACTAAGACCACGACTACACAGTTGTGA
- the LOC108000511 gene encoding DEAD-box helicase Dbp80 isoform X1, with protein MASTELDWGKYVDEQEKLSAKVSNLNIDKELKENTTNTDSKDDDVADEQISPAEKSLLQKIIRRGLVETTKDIEIQRKDPSSPLYSVKSFDALHLKPALLKGVYAMGFNAPSKIQETALPTLLADPPQNMIAQSQSGTGKTAAFVLAMLSRVDTTKNYPQVLCLSPTYELAIQTGEVAAKMSAFCNEIKIKYAVRGEEISRGTKVTEHIIIGTPGKVLDWAFKFKFFSLSKISVFVLDEADVMIATQGHQDQCIRIHKQLPRTCQMMFFSATYEPEVMKFAEIIVNNPLIIRLLKEEETLDNIKQYYVKCKDLDEKYAAITNIYGVITIGQAIIFCHTRKTANWLAEKMTKDGHAVAVLSGELTVEQRISVLDRFRAGLEKVLITTNVLARGIDVEQVTIVVNFDLPMDQNRQADCETYLHRIGRAGRFGKSGIAINLVDSSHAMQICKDIEKHFAKKIKYLDTEDADEIEKIGV; from the exons ATGGCTTCGACTGAACTTGACTGGGGTAAATACGTAGATgagcaagaaaaattatcagcGAAG GTCtccaatttaaatatagataaagaaCTTAAAGAAAATACAACAAATACAGATTCCAAAGATGATGATGTAGCGGATGAACAAATATCACCTGCAGAAAAATCAttacttcaaaaaattatacgtaGAGGTTTAGTAGAAACAAcaaaagatatagaaattcaaagaaaagatCCATCATCACCTTTATATAGTGTCAAATCCTTTGATGCTCTTCATCT taaaccAGCTTTATTAAAAGGAGTATATGCAATGGGATTTAATGCACcatcaaaaattcaagaaactgCATTACCTACTTTACTAGCTGATCC accTCAAAATATGATTGCTCAGTCACAATCTGGAACTGGAAAAACAGCAGCATTTGTATTAGCAATGCTCAGTAGAGTAGATACTACCAAAAATTATCCTCAAGTACTTTGTTTATCACCAACTTATGAATTAGCTATACAAACAGGAGAAGTAGCAGCAAAGATGTCTGCattttgtaatgaaataaaaataaaatatgctgtaagaggagaagaaa TAAGTCGAGGAACAAAAGTTACAGAGCATATTATCATTGGAACACCAGGAAAAGTTTTAGATTGggcttttaaatttaaatttttcagtcTAAGTAAAATTTCAGTTTTTGTTTTAGATGAAGCCGATGTAATGATTGCGACACAAGGTCATCAAGATCAATGTATTCGTATtcataa ACAACTTCCACGTACATGTCAAATGATGTTTTTCTCTGCAACTTATGAGCCAGAAGTAATGAAATTTGCAGAAATTATAGTCAATAATCCTTTGATAATAAGATtattgaaagaagaagaaactttagataatattaaacaatattatgtCAAATGCAAGGatttagatgaaaaatatGCAGCTATCACTAATATATATGGTGTAATTACAATAGGACaagcaattattttttgtcat aCTAGAAAAACAGCTAATTGGTTAGCtgaaaaaatgacaaaagaTGGTCATGCAGTAGCTGTTTTATCTGGGGAATTGACAGTTGAACAAAGAATTTCAGTATTGGATCGCTTTAGAGCTGGTCTTGAAAAAGTTCTTATCACAACCAATGTTTTAGCTAGAG GTATTGATGTAGAACAAGTAACAATAGTAGTCAATTTTGATTTACCAATGGACCAAAATCGACAAGCAGATTGTGAAACTTATTTACATAGAATTGGTCGAGCTGGACGTTTTGGTAAATCTGGAATTGCTATTAATCTAGTAGATTCATCACATGCAATGCAAATATgtaaagatatagaaaaacattttgcaaaaaaaataaaatatcttgacACAGAAGATGcagatgaaatagaaaaaataggaGTTTAA
- the LOC108000511 gene encoding DEAD-box helicase Dbp80 isoform X2 — MLFICCKPALLKGVYAMGFNAPSKIQETALPTLLADPPQNMIAQSQSGTGKTAAFVLAMLSRVDTTKNYPQVLCLSPTYELAIQTGEVAAKMSAFCNEIKIKYAVRGEEISRGTKVTEHIIIGTPGKVLDWAFKFKFFSLSKISVFVLDEADVMIATQGHQDQCIRIHKQLPRTCQMMFFSATYEPEVMKFAEIIVNNPLIIRLLKEEETLDNIKQYYVKCKDLDEKYAAITNIYGVITIGQAIIFCHTRKTANWLAEKMTKDGHAVAVLSGELTVEQRISVLDRFRAGLEKVLITTNVLARGIDVEQVTIVVNFDLPMDQNRQADCETYLHRIGRAGRFGKSGIAINLVDSSHAMQICKDIEKHFAKKIKYLDTEDADEIEKIGV, encoded by the exons ATGCTCTTCATCTGttg taaaccAGCTTTATTAAAAGGAGTATATGCAATGGGATTTAATGCACcatcaaaaattcaagaaactgCATTACCTACTTTACTAGCTGATCC accTCAAAATATGATTGCTCAGTCACAATCTGGAACTGGAAAAACAGCAGCATTTGTATTAGCAATGCTCAGTAGAGTAGATACTACCAAAAATTATCCTCAAGTACTTTGTTTATCACCAACTTATGAATTAGCTATACAAACAGGAGAAGTAGCAGCAAAGATGTCTGCattttgtaatgaaataaaaataaaatatgctgtaagaggagaagaaa TAAGTCGAGGAACAAAAGTTACAGAGCATATTATCATTGGAACACCAGGAAAAGTTTTAGATTGggcttttaaatttaaatttttcagtcTAAGTAAAATTTCAGTTTTTGTTTTAGATGAAGCCGATGTAATGATTGCGACACAAGGTCATCAAGATCAATGTATTCGTATtcataa ACAACTTCCACGTACATGTCAAATGATGTTTTTCTCTGCAACTTATGAGCCAGAAGTAATGAAATTTGCAGAAATTATAGTCAATAATCCTTTGATAATAAGATtattgaaagaagaagaaactttagataatattaaacaatattatgtCAAATGCAAGGatttagatgaaaaatatGCAGCTATCACTAATATATATGGTGTAATTACAATAGGACaagcaattattttttgtcat aCTAGAAAAACAGCTAATTGGTTAGCtgaaaaaatgacaaaagaTGGTCATGCAGTAGCTGTTTTATCTGGGGAATTGACAGTTGAACAAAGAATTTCAGTATTGGATCGCTTTAGAGCTGGTCTTGAAAAAGTTCTTATCACAACCAATGTTTTAGCTAGAG GTATTGATGTAGAACAAGTAACAATAGTAGTCAATTTTGATTTACCAATGGACCAAAATCGACAAGCAGATTGTGAAACTTATTTACATAGAATTGGTCGAGCTGGACGTTTTGGTAAATCTGGAATTGCTATTAATCTAGTAGATTCATCACATGCAATGCAAATATgtaaagatatagaaaaacattttgcaaaaaaaataaaatatcttgacACAGAAGATGcagatgaaatagaaaaaataggaGTTTAA
- the LOC108000437 gene encoding tRNA N6-adenosine threonylcarbamoyltransferase, mitochondrial, translated as MIYNMSLFFHFINRDILSHIHKYNLKLIRKLHNKSIILGIESSCDDTGFGIIDSNGNILGESINSQYLTHLNFGGIIPTFARSLHINNITKTCENALRAANLRIKDIDAIATTIKPGLPMSLNIGTQFGKYLAKIGGKPFIPIHHMEAHALTARINKKIDFPYLALLVSGGHCLLAIVENVNKFYLLGTNINDAPGDVFDKVARRLKLKNIPEFSTLNGGQAIEIAASKASNVNQFLFPPIMTHFRNCNFSFSGLLSLCDNYIKLEEEKYNIVADMIIPDVYNFCAAFQLALITHICQRTQRAMEFINKMSLFPENKQTLVISGGVACNNFLAKALNILSTELGYTFIRTPSKLCTDNGIMIAWNGVEKWIQNIDVIRDINEIEKIKVEKVATLGENWIKKVEEANLKCKWIKIKKKLF; from the exons atgatttataatatgagcttattctttcattttataaatagggATATATTATCACACATacataagtataatttaaagttaataagaaaattgcacaataaatctataattttaggAATAGAATCTAGTTGTGATGATACAGGTTTTGGAATTATTGATagcaatggaaatattttaggcgaatcaattaattctcaatatttaactcatttaaa ttttggAGGAATAATTCCTACGTTTGCAAGatcattacatataaataatatcacaaaaacTTGTGAAAATGCATTGAGAGCTGCAAATCtaagaataaaagatattgatgCAATAGCTACAACTATAAAACCTGGTCTTCCTATGTCACTTAATATTGGAACACAGTTTGGGAAATATTTAGCAAAAATTGGAGGAAAACCATTTATACCAATACATCATATGGAAGCTCATGCTTTAACtgcaagaataaataaaaag attgatTTTCCTTATCTTGCTTTATTAGTTTCTGGAGGTCACTGTTTATTAGCAAttgttgaaaatgtaaataaattttatttacttggtACTAATATAAATGATGCACCTGGTGATGTTTTTGATAAg gttgcacgaagattaaaattaaaaaatattccagaatTTAGTACATTAAATGGAGGCCAAGCTATAGAAATTGCAGCAAGTAAAGCTTCAAATGTTAATCAGTTTTTATTTCCACCTATAATGACGCACTttcgaaattgtaattttagtttttctgGATTATTAAGTCTTTGtgataattacattaaattagaagaggaaaaatataatatagttgcAGATATGATAATTCctgatgtatataatttttgtgcaGCATTTCAATTAGCTTTAATAACACACATTTGTCAAAGAACTCAAAGAGCaatggaatttattaataaaatgtcatTATTTCCTGAAAATAAACAGACATTg gTTATTTCAGGAGGGGTTgcatgtaataattttctagcTAAagcattgaatattttgagtACAGAATTAGGTTATACCTTTATAAGGACTCCTTCTAAATTATGTACTGATAATGGAATAATGATAGCATGGAATGGAGTAGAGAAATGGATACAAAATATAGATGTTATTagagatataaatgaaattgaaaaaattaaagtagaaAAAGTAGCCACACTTGGagaaaattggattaaaaaagtagaagaagcaaacttaaaatgtaaatggataaaaataaagaaaaaacttttttaa
- the LOC108000439 gene encoding GTP-binding protein 10 homolog isoform X2 has protein sequence MVILTRVLGYMTKLRNYTKKYNRQRLIDSLRIHVTGGTGGSGLPSYGGLGGPGGNVYLIPEKKLTLKNVKYKLNNMKLKAGKGSESSKKGLIGIPGEDLNISVPIGITVYDENHIKLGEINSKDTKLMIAKGGIGGCEQTGYCGLKVTTIKPQIGIIKYKDYRQISIADLPGLIEGAHINKGMGHKFLKHVERTKLLLFIVDIQGCQVSINHKHRSCLETILLLNKEIELYKPDLLDKPAMIIINKMDTKKADEIYNEIKPKLNNLSKFLPEFDKSIQPTKTLQFDDVLTTSLILKDANEIQKIKIKIRQIIDEYEEKIISLRNFNSNADNLCTKLKQQTEKYAPTFV, from the exons atggTTATATTAACACGAGTTTTAGGTTATATgacaaaa ttacgcaattacacaaaaaaatataatcgacaACGCTTAATTGACAGTTTGCGTATTCATGTAACTGGAGGTACGGGTGGTTCAGGATTACCTTCTTATGGTGGGTTAGGTGGACCGGGAGGAAATGTTTATCTCAttccagaaaaaaaattaacattaaaaaatgttaagtataaattaaacaatatgaaattaaaagcaGGAAAAGGAAGTGAAAGTTCCAAAAAAGGTCTTATTGGAATACCTGgagaagatttaaatataagtgtACCAATTGGTATCACTGTTTATGATGAAAATCACATTAAACTtg gagaaataaattcaaaggatacaaaattaatgataGCTAAAGGTGGAATAGGAGGCTGTGAACAAACAGGATATTGTGGACTTAAAG tcACAACGATAAAGCCACAAATaggcattataaaatataaagactaTAGACAGATTTCCATTGCGGATTTACCAGGTTTAATAGAAGGTGCTCATATTAATAAAGGAATgggtcataaatttttaaaacatgtagaaagaacaaaattattgttatttattgtaGATATTCAAGGATGTCAAGTTTCTATAAACCATAAACATAGATCTTGCCTAGAAACCAttcttttattgaataaagaaattgaacttTATAAACctgatttattagataaacctgcaatgattataataaataaaatggataCAAAGAAAGCAGATGAAatctataatgaaattaaaccaaaattaaataatttatcaaaattccttccagaatttgataaatcaatACAGCCAACAAAAACATTACAATTTGATGATGTTTTAACGActtctttgattttaaaagatgcaaatgaaatacagaaaataaaaataaaaattagacaaattattgatgaatatgaagaaaagataatttctcttagaaattttaattcaaatgcagataatttatgtacaaaattaaaacaacaaaCAGAGAAATATGCGCCAACAtttgtgtaa
- the LOC108000439 gene encoding GTP-binding protein 10 homolog isoform X1 yields the protein MVILTRVLGYMTKLRNYTKKYNRQRLIDSLRIHVTGGTGGSGLPSYGGLGGPGGNVYLIPEKKLTLKNVKYKLNNMKLKAGKGSESSKKGLIGIPGEDLNISVPIGITVYDENHIKLGEINSKDTKLMIAKGGIGGCEQTGYCGLKGESRTIILDLQLLADVGLIGFPNAGKSTFLNAISKAKPKIANYPFTTIKPQIGIIKYKDYRQISIADLPGLIEGAHINKGMGHKFLKHVERTKLLLFIVDIQGCQVSINHKHRSCLETILLLNKEIELYKPDLLDKPAMIIINKMDTKKADEIYNEIKPKLNNLSKFLPEFDKSIQPTKTLQFDDVLTTSLILKDANEIQKIKIKIRQIIDEYEEKIISLRNFNSNADNLCTKLKQQTEKYAPTFV from the exons atggTTATATTAACACGAGTTTTAGGTTATATgacaaaa ttacgcaattacacaaaaaaatataatcgacaACGCTTAATTGACAGTTTGCGTATTCATGTAACTGGAGGTACGGGTGGTTCAGGATTACCTTCTTATGGTGGGTTAGGTGGACCGGGAGGAAATGTTTATCTCAttccagaaaaaaaattaacattaaaaaatgttaagtataaattaaacaatatgaaattaaaagcaGGAAAAGGAAGTGAAAGTTCCAAAAAAGGTCTTATTGGAATACCTGgagaagatttaaatataagtgtACCAATTGGTATCACTGTTTATGATGAAAATCACATTAAACTtg gagaaataaattcaaaggatacaaaattaatgataGCTAAAGGTGGAATAGGAGGCTGTGAACAAACAGGATATTGTGGACTTAAAGGTGAAAGTCGCACTATAATTCTTGATCTTCAATTACTTGCAGATGTTGGTTTAATAGGTTTTCCAAATGCAGGAAAGAgtacatttttaaatgcaatttcaAAAGCAAAACCAAAGATTGCTAATTAtccat tcACAACGATAAAGCCACAAATaggcattataaaatataaagactaTAGACAGATTTCCATTGCGGATTTACCAGGTTTAATAGAAGGTGCTCATATTAATAAAGGAATgggtcataaatttttaaaacatgtagaaagaacaaaattattgttatttattgtaGATATTCAAGGATGTCAAGTTTCTATAAACCATAAACATAGATCTTGCCTAGAAACCAttcttttattgaataaagaaattgaacttTATAAACctgatttattagataaacctgcaatgattataataaataaaatggataCAAAGAAAGCAGATGAAatctataatgaaattaaaccaaaattaaataatttatcaaaattccttccagaatttgataaatcaatACAGCCAACAAAAACATTACAATTTGATGATGTTTTAACGActtctttgattttaaaagatgcaaatgaaatacagaaaataaaaataaaaattagacaaattattgatgaatatgaagaaaagataatttctcttagaaattttaattcaaatgcagataatttatgtacaaaattaaaacaacaaaCAGAGAAATATGCGCCAACAtttgtgtaa